From Vespula vulgaris chromosome 11, iyVesVulg1.1, whole genome shotgun sequence, the proteins below share one genomic window:
- the LOC127067505 gene encoding ATP-binding cassette sub-family D member 3 gives MFAIDVVKFSSKSLKNRMAPVLSKHTFKYALAGTITISTLIWLLKKKGRKHCAKSRNAWSTSDIQYIIKEEKPKGPKAQIDAVFLRQLYKLLTIGIPGILSTEFVFLLLIAGSLIARSMCDLWLINMSTLIETSIITMNLALFKKLLLKFVFILPSVAVVTNILKYSISEMKLRLRTNLTHHLMDQYLKGFTYYKMNNLDARIANPDQLLTTDIDKFCESFTDLYGNIMKPLFDIVLYASKLTTNLGGQTPLLLISYLLIAGTCITTLRRPVIQMTVKEQQLEGEYRHINSRLITNSEEIAFYQGNHREKLTLLTSFHKLVTHLRKFLEFRSLIGVLDNFIGRYMAMVVGFYAVSIPFFKKNHAVLSGSSEHRFKHYYTYGRMLVKFAEAIGVLILASREITRLAGFTARVTEIRNVLNDLSAGKYVRTMITDLNNDSKVYPGAGKIIAKDNIIRFEHVPIVTPNGDVLIKELTFEVKSGMNVLVCGPNGCGKSSLFRILGELWPVWGGTVTKPPRGKLFYIPQRPYMTLGTLRDQVIYPHTKAEMIRRGQMSDEDLQKFLNLVQLNHLLKREIQGNSENQGWDTVADWIDVLSGGEKQRIAMARLFYHKPQFAILDECTSAVSVDVEDSMYSYCKDANITLFTVSHRRSLWKHHEYYLQMDGRGGYEFREIEPDTEKFGS, from the exons ATGTTCGCGATAGATGTAGTAAAGTTTAGTTCGAAAAGCTTAAAGAACAGGATGGCACCCGTACTTAGTAAACACACATTTAAATATGCTTTAGCTGGAACTATAACGATTAGTACTTTAATAtggttgttaaaaaaaaaaggaaggaaacatTGTGCAAAATCCAG AAATGCGTGGTCTACTAGTGATATACAATACATTATCAAAGAG gaAAAACCAAAAGGGCCAAAAGCTCAAATTGATGCAGTATTCTTGCGGCAGTTATATAAACTTCTGACTATTGGCATTCCTGGAATATTATCAAcagaatttgtttttttgttgctTATCGCTGGTTCTTTAATTGCTAGATCCATGTGTGATCTTTGGTTGATAAATATGAGCACTCTTATTGaaac ATCAATTATAACCATGAATTTAGCTTTATTCAAGAAActtctattaaaatttgtctttATATTACCTAGt gtAGCAGTTGTGACCaacattttgaaatatagTATAAGTGAAATGAAATTGAGATTGCGTACAAATTTAACACATCATTTAATGGATCAATATCTTAA gggctttacatattataaaatgaataatttagaTGCTCGCATTGCAAATCCAGATCAGCTACTAACAACtgatatagataaattttgtGAAAGTTTTACAGACTTATATGGCAATATAATGAAGCCACTTTttgatattgttttatatgcCTCCAAACTCACCACTAATTTAGGTGGACAa acACCACTCTTGTTGATTTCATATCTACTGATAGCTGGTACTTGTATAACCACCTTGAGAAGGCCAGTGATACAAATGACTGTAAAAGAACAGCAGTTGGAAGGCGAATATCGACATATCAATTCACGCTTAATCACAAATTCAGAAGAAATAGCATTTTACCAAGGAAATCATAGAGAGAAATTAACTTTGCTAACTAGTTTTCACAAGTTG gttacaCATCTTCGTAAATTTTTGGAGTTCAGATCTTTAATAGGCGTACTAGACAATTTCATTGGAagat atatGGCAATGGTAGTTGGATTTTATGCCGTGAGTATACcattctttaaaaagaatcaCGCCGTTCTTTCAGGCTCTTCTGAACATCgatttaaacattattatacatatggaAGAATGTTGGTAAAATTTGCAGAAGCAATAGGTGTACTCATACTAGCAAGCAGAGAGATAACAAGATTAGCAGGTTTCACAGCAAGAGTTACAGAGATAAGAAATGTACTGAATGACTTGAGTGCAGGAAAATATGTTAGGACAATGATCACAGACTTGAACAATGATTCAAAAGTTTACCCAGGTGCAGGAAAGATTATTGCAAAAGATAACATTATACGATTCGAACATGTTCCAATTGTAACGCCAAATGGAGATGTTCTTATTAAAGAATTGACATTCGAAGTAAAATCCGGCATGAATGTATTAGTTTGTGGTCCAAATGGTTGTGGGAAAAGTTCTTTATTCAGAATTCTTGGAGAG TTGTGGCCTGTTTGGGGTGGTACAGTTACAAAACCACCACGTggaaaattattctatataccACAACGTCCTTACATGACATTAGGTACTTTAAGAGACCAAGTTATCTATCCTCATACTAAAGCAGAAATGATCAGACGAGGACAAATGAGCGACGAAGATTTgcagaaatttttaaatttagtaCAATTAAATCATcttttgaaaagagaaattcaaGGAAACTCTGAAAATCAAGGATGGGATACTGTAGCCGACTGGATAGATGTTTTATCAGGAGGAGAAAAGCAACGTATTGcg atGGCTCGATTGTTCTACCACAAACCACAATTTGCAATATTAGATGAGTGTACAAGTGCTGTTAGCGTCGACGTCGAAGATTCTATGTATTCTTATTGTAAAGATgcaaatattactttatttactGTTTCTCATAGACGGTCACTTTGGAAACATCACGAG TATTATCTACAAATGGATGGTAGAGGAGGATACGAATTTAGAGAGATTGAACCAGATACAGAGAAGTTTGggtcataa
- the LOC127067504 gene encoding midnolin-like isoform X1 has protein sequence MEGSSQPPPSSSDIMMGKENEEESKIRRTVEESAAAAAAAAAAAAALVTSSSVSSSFSSSTSSSTSSSSSVSSSSPSSASSTSSSSSSCSSSSSSSSSSSSSSSSSSSSISYWSNSPDATLPNEPDYRGRASSLRSNSSSPIPTTSPSPPGCGCVAAAAVEPDEITISITPTTGGQFDLTVDRSETIENLKKIISKRLKVAKERICLLHLERQLRDGTLEENRLQDGSRLTLLPSVETGLLAQRPEQSVMQALESLNDSQVNDFLSGKAPLNLTMRLGDHMMLIQLQLSTVRVPLPGSNQTNSSGTSLTVGGNNGGGNGPNLSTNHVSPSLQSRRSTVLAARSTASTSAKLQRGSAAARTSSLVSRLASALHAAASCSTSLSTATKTTSSVCSSRATTAFSATNCSSMCQSRLLYHHHRYHNHHHHHHHHHHHHRHHSRYKPTCTSSCTSPSPSTSSPSSSSSPSPSSLPSSLSSPSGIISSSSTTCSTTTAAAAAAAAAAAAAAATNAATAAAAAAAAAAAAAAATAAAVATTTTTTTSSSTISIDHLQQSTSINYTCSESTSSSYDATTPASKKLCTAHHVHQSTLETSRRNGEDGGDITSQTSPLPSLMDKGAKLALDTRALAEASRNLTQKLKQLSSEVFTSRVDLAEENARHRQGAMIESMHHHGKGVYSGTFSGTINPALQDRHGRPKRDISTIIHILNDLLCATPAATAGHYRHHHRHSNSRQQCPSASNGVPTSGTGTTVGVGCHDSTTSGHSLEELSKENEATKGKMRRLRLVMEQRRTKRKARREARAAPHAAQWAAMTPDPISNHDASATTASTSSNSNTAESQNEPDLQPCSPEPVVA, from the exons ATGGAAGGTAGTTCTCAGCCACCGCCGTCATCATCGGATATAATGATGGGAAAGGAGAACGAGGAAGAATCAAAGATACGTAGAACCGTCGAAGAgtctgctgctgctgccgctgcCGCCGCTGCTGCAGCTGCCGCCTTGGTGACCTCCTCTTCTGTCTCGTCCTCCTTCTCGTCCTCCACCTCGtcctccacctcttcttcctcttccgtCTCGTCTTCGTCGCCATCCTCCGCCTCCTCtacctcctcttcttcgtcttcttgctcctcctcttcctcctcctcctcctcctcctcctcctcctcctcctcctcctcctcttccataTCCTACTGGTCAAATTCACCTGATGCAACGTTaccgaacgaaccggactatCGTGGCCGGGCTTCGAGTCTAAGGTCTAATTCTTCTTCCCCGATCCCAACCACATCTCCGTCCCCGCCAGGGTGTGGCTGCGTCGCAGCCGCAGCCGTCGAACCCGACGAGATCACCATCAGCATCACCCCGACGACCGGTGGACAATTTGATCTTACGGTCGATCGTTCTGAAACTATCGAAAATCTTAAGAAGATCATTTCAAAGAGACTCAAGGTCGCTAAAGAACGCATCTGTTTGTTGCACCTCGAGAG ACAGCTACGCGATGGAACTCTCGAGGAAAATCGCTTGCAAGATGGAAGTAGGCTCACGTTATTGCCAAGCGTGGAAACAGGATTATTG GCACAACGTCCAGAGCAAAGCGTGATGCAAGCATTGGAGAGTTTGAACGACTCGCAGGTGAACGACTTCTTGTCTGGAAAGGCACCTCTGAATCTGACGATGCGGTTGGGCGATCACATGATGCTGATTCAACTGCAGTTATCGACGGTGAGAGTGCCTTTACCAggtagcaatcaaacgaacaGCAGCGGTACTAGCTTGACCGTCGGCGGAAACAACGGCGGTGGAAACGGGCCGAATCTTTCGACGAATCACGTTTCGCCCTCTCTTCAAAGTAGGCGATCAACGGTGTTGGCGGCACGTTCTACGGCGAGTACTTCGGCGAAACTTCAACGAGGAAGCGCAGCAGCCCGTACGTCCTCCCTCGTAAGCCGTTTGGCATCGGCTTTACATGCTGCGGCGAGCTGCAGCACAAGTTTATCGACAGCGACCAAAACGACAAGTTCAGTCTGTTCCAGTCGCGCTACCACTGCGTTTTCGGCTACCAACTGTTCGAGTATGTGCCAGTCTCGACTCCTCtaccatcatcatcgttaccacaatcatcatcatcatcatcaccaccaccaccaccatcaccgcCATCATTCGAGGTATAAGCCAACTTGTACCTCGTCCTGtacttctccctctccttcaacgtcctctccttcttcttcctcctccccctctccctccTCGCTACCCTCATCTCTCTCCTCACCCTCCGGCATCATCTCCTCTTCTTCAACCACCTGCTCCACTACTactgccgccgccgccgccgcagCCGCAGCCGCTGCCGCTGCCGCTGCCACTAACGCTGCCACTGCCGCCGCcgctgccgccgccgccgccgccgccgccgctgctgctactgctgctgctgttgctaccactactactactactacctcATCCTCGACCATTTCCATCGACCATTTGCAACAATCTACCTCCATCAATTACACTTGCTCCGAGTCAACCTCCTCGTCGTACGACGCTACGACGCCAGCGAGCAAAAAGCTTTGCACCGCTCATCACGTGCATCAATCGACGCTCGAAACATCGAGGAGAAACGGAGAGGATGGCGGGGATATCACGTCGCAGACTTCTCCTCTACCCTCCCTCATGGACAAAGGTGCCAAGCTCGCCCTAGACACCCGAGCATTAGCCGAGGCATCCCGTAATTTGACGCAGAAACTGAAGCAGCTCTCCTCTGAGGTATTCACCTCGCGGGTCGACCTCGCAGAG GAAAACGCGAGACACAGGCAAGGAGCGATGATAGAGAGTATGCATCATCATGGGAAAGGTGTATATTCTGGAACCTTCAGCGGGACCATCAATCCAGCGCTTCAAGATCGACATGGTCGTCCCAAACGAGATATTAGTACTATTATTCATATCTTAAACGATTTGTTATGTGCTACACCAGCTGCTACAGCAGGACACTATAGGCATCATCATAGGCATTCGAATAGCCGTCAACAATGTCCTTCTGCATCTAACGGAGTACCAACTTCAGGAACTGGAACTACTGTTGGTGTGGGCTGTCATGATTCAACCACGTCTGGACATTCTTTGG AAGAATTATCGAAGGAAAACGAAGCTACTAAGGGAAAAATGCGGCGTCTGCGTTTAGTCATGGAACAACGTCGTACCAAAAGAAAAGCTAGACGGGAAGCACGTGCAGCACCGCACGCTGCACAATGGGCTGCTATGACACCCGATCCTATTTCAAATCATGATGCAAGTGCTACAACAGCATCTACTTCGAGCAACTCCAATACGGCTGAATCGCAGAACGAACCGGATCTTCAACCGTGTAGTCCCGAACCAGTTGTTgcttga
- the LOC127067504 gene encoding midnolin-like isoform X2 has product MEGSSQPPPSSSDIMMGKENEEESKIRRTVEESAAAAAAAAAAAAALVTSSSVSSSFSSSTSSSTSSSSSVSSSSPSSASSTSSSSSSCSSSSSSSSSSSSSSSSSSSSISYWSNSPDATLPNEPDYRGRASSLRSNSSSPIPTTSPSPPGCGCVAAAAVEPDEITISITPTTGGQFDLTVDRSETIENLKKIISKRLKVAKERICLLHLERQLRDGTLEENRLQDGSRLTLLPSVETGLLAQRPEQSVMQALESLNDSQVNDFLSGKAPLNLTMRLGDHMMLIQLQLSTVRVPLPGSNQTNSSGTSLTVGGNNGGGNGPNLSTNHVSPSLQSRRSTVLAARSTASTSAKLQRGSAAARTSSLVSRLASALHAAASCSTSLSTATKTTSSVCSSRATTAFSATNCSSMCQSRLLYHHHRYHNHHHHHHHHHHHHRHHSRYKPTCTSSCTSPSPSTSSPSSSSSPSPSSLPSSLSSPSGIISSSSTTCSTTTAAAAAAAAAAAAAAATNAATAAAAAAAAAAAAAAATAAAVATTTTTTTSSSTISIDHLQQSTSINYTCSESTSSSYDATTPASKKLCTAHHVHQSTLETSRRNGEDGGDITSQTSPLPSLMDKGAKLALDTRALAEASRNLTQKLKQLSSEENARHRQGAMIESMHHHGKGVYSGTFSGTINPALQDRHGRPKRDISTIIHILNDLLCATPAATAGHYRHHHRHSNSRQQCPSASNGVPTSGTGTTVGVGCHDSTTSGHSLEELSKENEATKGKMRRLRLVMEQRRTKRKARREARAAPHAAQWAAMTPDPISNHDASATTASTSSNSNTAESQNEPDLQPCSPEPVVA; this is encoded by the exons ATGGAAGGTAGTTCTCAGCCACCGCCGTCATCATCGGATATAATGATGGGAAAGGAGAACGAGGAAGAATCAAAGATACGTAGAACCGTCGAAGAgtctgctgctgctgccgctgcCGCCGCTGCTGCAGCTGCCGCCTTGGTGACCTCCTCTTCTGTCTCGTCCTCCTTCTCGTCCTCCACCTCGtcctccacctcttcttcctcttccgtCTCGTCTTCGTCGCCATCCTCCGCCTCCTCtacctcctcttcttcgtcttcttgctcctcctcttcctcctcctcctcctcctcctcctcctcctcctcctcctcctcctcttccataTCCTACTGGTCAAATTCACCTGATGCAACGTTaccgaacgaaccggactatCGTGGCCGGGCTTCGAGTCTAAGGTCTAATTCTTCTTCCCCGATCCCAACCACATCTCCGTCCCCGCCAGGGTGTGGCTGCGTCGCAGCCGCAGCCGTCGAACCCGACGAGATCACCATCAGCATCACCCCGACGACCGGTGGACAATTTGATCTTACGGTCGATCGTTCTGAAACTATCGAAAATCTTAAGAAGATCATTTCAAAGAGACTCAAGGTCGCTAAAGAACGCATCTGTTTGTTGCACCTCGAGAG ACAGCTACGCGATGGAACTCTCGAGGAAAATCGCTTGCAAGATGGAAGTAGGCTCACGTTATTGCCAAGCGTGGAAACAGGATTATTG GCACAACGTCCAGAGCAAAGCGTGATGCAAGCATTGGAGAGTTTGAACGACTCGCAGGTGAACGACTTCTTGTCTGGAAAGGCACCTCTGAATCTGACGATGCGGTTGGGCGATCACATGATGCTGATTCAACTGCAGTTATCGACGGTGAGAGTGCCTTTACCAggtagcaatcaaacgaacaGCAGCGGTACTAGCTTGACCGTCGGCGGAAACAACGGCGGTGGAAACGGGCCGAATCTTTCGACGAATCACGTTTCGCCCTCTCTTCAAAGTAGGCGATCAACGGTGTTGGCGGCACGTTCTACGGCGAGTACTTCGGCGAAACTTCAACGAGGAAGCGCAGCAGCCCGTACGTCCTCCCTCGTAAGCCGTTTGGCATCGGCTTTACATGCTGCGGCGAGCTGCAGCACAAGTTTATCGACAGCGACCAAAACGACAAGTTCAGTCTGTTCCAGTCGCGCTACCACTGCGTTTTCGGCTACCAACTGTTCGAGTATGTGCCAGTCTCGACTCCTCtaccatcatcatcgttaccacaatcatcatcatcatcatcaccaccaccaccaccatcaccgcCATCATTCGAGGTATAAGCCAACTTGTACCTCGTCCTGtacttctccctctccttcaacgtcctctccttcttcttcctcctccccctctccctccTCGCTACCCTCATCTCTCTCCTCACCCTCCGGCATCATCTCCTCTTCTTCAACCACCTGCTCCACTACTactgccgccgccgccgccgcagCCGCAGCCGCTGCCGCTGCCGCTGCCACTAACGCTGCCACTGCCGCCGCcgctgccgccgccgccgccgccgccgccgctgctgctactgctgctgctgttgctaccactactactactactacctcATCCTCGACCATTTCCATCGACCATTTGCAACAATCTACCTCCATCAATTACACTTGCTCCGAGTCAACCTCCTCGTCGTACGACGCTACGACGCCAGCGAGCAAAAAGCTTTGCACCGCTCATCACGTGCATCAATCGACGCTCGAAACATCGAGGAGAAACGGAGAGGATGGCGGGGATATCACGTCGCAGACTTCTCCTCTACCCTCCCTCATGGACAAAGGTGCCAAGCTCGCCCTAGACACCCGAGCATTAGCCGAGGCATCCCGTAATTTGACGCAGAAACTGAAGCAGCTCTCCTCTGAG GAAAACGCGAGACACAGGCAAGGAGCGATGATAGAGAGTATGCATCATCATGGGAAAGGTGTATATTCTGGAACCTTCAGCGGGACCATCAATCCAGCGCTTCAAGATCGACATGGTCGTCCCAAACGAGATATTAGTACTATTATTCATATCTTAAACGATTTGTTATGTGCTACACCAGCTGCTACAGCAGGACACTATAGGCATCATCATAGGCATTCGAATAGCCGTCAACAATGTCCTTCTGCATCTAACGGAGTACCAACTTCAGGAACTGGAACTACTGTTGGTGTGGGCTGTCATGATTCAACCACGTCTGGACATTCTTTGG AAGAATTATCGAAGGAAAACGAAGCTACTAAGGGAAAAATGCGGCGTCTGCGTTTAGTCATGGAACAACGTCGTACCAAAAGAAAAGCTAGACGGGAAGCACGTGCAGCACCGCACGCTGCACAATGGGCTGCTATGACACCCGATCCTATTTCAAATCATGATGCAAGTGCTACAACAGCATCTACTTCGAGCAACTCCAATACGGCTGAATCGCAGAACGAACCGGATCTTCAACCGTGTAGTCCCGAACCAGTTGTTgcttga
- the LOC127067504 gene encoding midnolin-A-like isoform X3: MEGSSQPPPSSSDIMMGKENEEESKIRRTVEESAAAAAAAAAAAAALVTSSSVSSSFSSSTSSSTSSSSSVSSSSPSSASSTSSSSSSCSSSSSSSSSSSSSSSSSSSSISYWSNSPDATLPNEPDYRGRASSLRSNSSSPIPTTSPSPPGCGCVAAAAVEPDEITISITPTTGGQFDLTVDRSETIENLKKIISKRLKVAKERICLLHLERQLRDGTLEENRLQDGSRLTLLPSVETGLLAQRPEQSVMQALESLNDSQVNDFLSGKAPLNLTMRLGDHMMLIQLQLSTVRVPLPGSNQTNSSGTSLTVGGNNGGGNGPNLSTNHVSPSLQSRRSTVLAARSTASTSAKLQRGSAAALCSSRATTAFSATNCSSMCQSRLLYHHHRYHNHHHHHHHHHHHHRHHSRYKPTCTSSCTSPSPSTSSPSSSSSPSPSSLPSSLSSPSGIISSSSTTCSTTTAAAAAAAAAAAAAAATNAATAAAAAAAAAAAAAAATAAAVATTTTTTTSSSTISIDHLQQSTSINYTCSESTSSSYDATTPASKKLCTAHHVHQSTLETSRRNGEDGGDITSQTSPLPSLMDKGAKLALDTRALAEASRNLTQKLKQLSSEVFTSRVDLAEENARHRQGAMIESMHHHGKGVYSGTFSGTINPALQDRHGRPKRDISTIIHILNDLLCATPAATAGHYRHHHRHSNSRQQCPSASNGVPTSGTGTTVGVGCHDSTTSGHSLEELSKENEATKGKMRRLRLVMEQRRTKRKARREARAAPHAAQWAAMTPDPISNHDASATTASTSSNSNTAESQNEPDLQPCSPEPVVA; the protein is encoded by the exons ATGGAAGGTAGTTCTCAGCCACCGCCGTCATCATCGGATATAATGATGGGAAAGGAGAACGAGGAAGAATCAAAGATACGTAGAACCGTCGAAGAgtctgctgctgctgccgctgcCGCCGCTGCTGCAGCTGCCGCCTTGGTGACCTCCTCTTCTGTCTCGTCCTCCTTCTCGTCCTCCACCTCGtcctccacctcttcttcctcttccgtCTCGTCTTCGTCGCCATCCTCCGCCTCCTCtacctcctcttcttcgtcttcttgctcctcctcttcctcctcctcctcctcctcctcctcctcctcctcctcctcctcctcttccataTCCTACTGGTCAAATTCACCTGATGCAACGTTaccgaacgaaccggactatCGTGGCCGGGCTTCGAGTCTAAGGTCTAATTCTTCTTCCCCGATCCCAACCACATCTCCGTCCCCGCCAGGGTGTGGCTGCGTCGCAGCCGCAGCCGTCGAACCCGACGAGATCACCATCAGCATCACCCCGACGACCGGTGGACAATTTGATCTTACGGTCGATCGTTCTGAAACTATCGAAAATCTTAAGAAGATCATTTCAAAGAGACTCAAGGTCGCTAAAGAACGCATCTGTTTGTTGCACCTCGAGAG ACAGCTACGCGATGGAACTCTCGAGGAAAATCGCTTGCAAGATGGAAGTAGGCTCACGTTATTGCCAAGCGTGGAAACAGGATTATTG GCACAACGTCCAGAGCAAAGCGTGATGCAAGCATTGGAGAGTTTGAACGACTCGCAGGTGAACGACTTCTTGTCTGGAAAGGCACCTCTGAATCTGACGATGCGGTTGGGCGATCACATGATGCTGATTCAACTGCAGTTATCGACGGTGAGAGTGCCTTTACCAggtagcaatcaaacgaacaGCAGCGGTACTAGCTTGACCGTCGGCGGAAACAACGGCGGTGGAAACGGGCCGAATCTTTCGACGAATCACGTTTCGCCCTCTCTTCAAAGTAGGCGATCAACGGTGTTGGCGGCACGTTCTACGGCGAGTACTTCGGCGAAACTTCAACGAGGAAGCGCAGCAGCCC TCTGTTCCAGTCGCGCTACCACTGCGTTTTCGGCTACCAACTGTTCGAGTATGTGCCAGTCTCGACTCCTCtaccatcatcatcgttaccacaatcatcatcatcatcatcaccaccaccaccaccatcaccgcCATCATTCGAGGTATAAGCCAACTTGTACCTCGTCCTGtacttctccctctccttcaacgtcctctccttcttcttcctcctccccctctccctccTCGCTACCCTCATCTCTCTCCTCACCCTCCGGCATCATCTCCTCTTCTTCAACCACCTGCTCCACTACTactgccgccgccgccgccgcagCCGCAGCCGCTGCCGCTGCCGCTGCCACTAACGCTGCCACTGCCGCCGCcgctgccgccgccgccgccgccgccgccgctgctgctactgctgctgctgttgctaccactactactactactacctcATCCTCGACCATTTCCATCGACCATTTGCAACAATCTACCTCCATCAATTACACTTGCTCCGAGTCAACCTCCTCGTCGTACGACGCTACGACGCCAGCGAGCAAAAAGCTTTGCACCGCTCATCACGTGCATCAATCGACGCTCGAAACATCGAGGAGAAACGGAGAGGATGGCGGGGATATCACGTCGCAGACTTCTCCTCTACCCTCCCTCATGGACAAAGGTGCCAAGCTCGCCCTAGACACCCGAGCATTAGCCGAGGCATCCCGTAATTTGACGCAGAAACTGAAGCAGCTCTCCTCTGAGGTATTCACCTCGCGGGTCGACCTCGCAGAG GAAAACGCGAGACACAGGCAAGGAGCGATGATAGAGAGTATGCATCATCATGGGAAAGGTGTATATTCTGGAACCTTCAGCGGGACCATCAATCCAGCGCTTCAAGATCGACATGGTCGTCCCAAACGAGATATTAGTACTATTATTCATATCTTAAACGATTTGTTATGTGCTACACCAGCTGCTACAGCAGGACACTATAGGCATCATCATAGGCATTCGAATAGCCGTCAACAATGTCCTTCTGCATCTAACGGAGTACCAACTTCAGGAACTGGAACTACTGTTGGTGTGGGCTGTCATGATTCAACCACGTCTGGACATTCTTTGG AAGAATTATCGAAGGAAAACGAAGCTACTAAGGGAAAAATGCGGCGTCTGCGTTTAGTCATGGAACAACGTCGTACCAAAAGAAAAGCTAGACGGGAAGCACGTGCAGCACCGCACGCTGCACAATGGGCTGCTATGACACCCGATCCTATTTCAAATCATGATGCAAGTGCTACAACAGCATCTACTTCGAGCAACTCCAATACGGCTGAATCGCAGAACGAACCGGATCTTCAACCGTGTAGTCCCGAACCAGTTGTTgcttga